From Microcystis aeruginosa NIES-2549, a single genomic window includes:
- a CDS encoding methylenetetrahydrofolate reductase, with product MTTRLRRAVQDREFLITAEITPPKGGNASHMLEMALWLKNRVHAANITDGSRAVVRMSSLAASAILHQHDIEPICQMACRDRNVIGLQADLMGAHALGLRNILALTGDPVKAGDHPQARAVFDLESVRLLKLIDKLNKGFDFNDKSLPDGPLELFAGAAVDVQSKSWSGLQSRFERKIEAGAQFFQSQLVTDFDCLDKFMQQVASLADKPILAGIFLLKSAKNAVFLNKNVPGVQIPDQIIQRLADAAHPLEEGIKIAAEQIKLAQQLCQGVHIMAIKREDLVPKILDVAGIPPIHN from the coding sequence ATGACTACTCGTTTACGACGTGCGGTTCAAGACCGAGAATTTTTGATTACAGCCGAGATTACTCCCCCAAAGGGTGGTAATGCCAGTCATATGCTAGAAATGGCCCTCTGGCTAAAAAATCGCGTTCATGCGGCTAATATTACCGATGGCAGTCGCGCCGTAGTGCGAATGTCCTCTCTGGCTGCCTCCGCTATTCTCCATCAACACGACATTGAACCCATCTGTCAAATGGCCTGTCGCGATCGCAATGTGATCGGATTACAAGCAGATCTCATGGGCGCTCATGCTTTGGGATTGAGAAATATACTAGCTTTAACTGGAGATCCCGTCAAAGCAGGAGATCACCCCCAAGCTAGAGCAGTTTTTGACCTAGAATCGGTACGTTTGTTAAAATTAATCGATAAATTAAATAAAGGTTTTGACTTTAACGATAAATCTTTACCCGATGGACCCCTAGAACTTTTTGCCGGGGCTGCCGTCGATGTGCAGTCAAAAAGTTGGTCTGGTCTTCAAAGCCGTTTTGAGCGTAAAATCGAAGCAGGAGCGCAGTTTTTTCAAAGTCAATTAGTTACGGATTTCGATTGTCTTGATAAGTTCATGCAGCAGGTGGCCTCGCTGGCCGATAAACCGATTCTAGCCGGGATTTTTCTGTTAAAATCAGCTAAAAATGCCGTATTTTTAAATAAAAATGTGCCGGGGGTACAAATTCCTGACCAGATTATTCAAAGACTCGCCGATGCAGCCCATCCCCTCGAAGAAGGCATCAAAATCGCCGCCGAACAAATAAAATTGGCCCAGCAGTTATGTCAAGGGGTCCACATCATGGCGATTAAACGAGAGGATTTAGTCCCGAAAATTCTCGATGTGGCTGGTATCCCGCCAATACATAACTGA
- a CDS encoding DUF3038 domain-containing protein — translation MTPTSLTPESTTSAPEKPFILSVLPDFPIASQQCALHLQQHIDLMLLALESLEVGAGEALLALCKELGLDKIVKNRIIFWRLRCTNPWRISYTLDRLTLDQAKALVIIASYRAKPLAISIRQLLLARQQMESKGLPVDNNFLLSEYLERFRSNFRSRMNPRRAKVSVYLADENALNELALSLLDRLLFCTGTTGMQRFWISLFDGEIV, via the coding sequence ATGACCCCTACTAGCCTAACGCCCGAATCTACAACATCAGCCCCAGAAAAACCGTTTATTTTAAGCGTTTTACCCGATTTTCCGATTGCCAGTCAGCAATGCGCCCTACATCTCCAACAGCATATCGATTTAATGCTGTTAGCGTTGGAATCCTTAGAAGTCGGTGCCGGGGAGGCCCTGTTAGCCCTCTGTAAAGAACTAGGACTCGATAAAATTGTCAAAAACCGGATTATTTTCTGGCGCTTACGCTGTACCAATCCGTGGCGAATTTCCTACACCCTCGACCGTCTCACCCTTGACCAAGCAAAAGCTTTAGTTATCATTGCCAGTTATCGGGCCAAACCTCTAGCTATATCCATCAGACAATTACTGTTAGCGCGGCAACAGATGGAATCAAAGGGTTTACCCGTGGATAATAATTTTCTTTTATCAGAATACCTAGAAAGATTTCGCTCCAATTTTCGCAGTCGCATGAACCCCCGTCGGGCCAAAGTATCGGTTTATCTTGCCGATGAAAATGCTTTAAATGAACTGGCTTTATCCCTCCTCGATCGGTTATTATTTTGTACTGGTACGACGGGAATGCAGCGGTTTTGGATTAGTTTATTTGATGGGGAGATAGTGTAA
- a CDS encoding DUF6464 family protein: MIRITFVFILALFPSLVSLWLINRSQQRLSNRLRGIRYRHEYSQVMASDFLSIPLGTENKPALIGDLSCRFNAYSPHLRCAVNPTGPCEGCRQYEAKTGTV; this comes from the coding sequence GTGATCAGGATAACCTTTGTTTTTATCCTCGCCCTCTTTCCCTCTCTCGTTAGTCTCTGGTTGATTAACCGATCCCAACAGAGATTAAGCAACCGTTTGAGGGGGATTCGCTATCGTCACGAATACAGCCAGGTGATGGCCAGTGATTTTTTGTCAATCCCTCTAGGGACAGAAAATAAACCGGCCTTGATCGGTGATCTTAGTTGTCGTTTTAATGCCTATTCCCCCCATTTGCGTTGTGCGGTTAATCCCACAGGTCCCTGTGAAGGTTGTCGGCAGTACGAAGCTAAAACCGGCACAGTGTAA
- a CDS encoding DUF4335 domain-containing protein, with amino-acid sequence MRRQYSLPNCTLILDGFGDDFAPANPGDSRPLLSILTNVECRLIGANKVPQGGRVFLENLVQAVSQYAQEFLSGVRHPQDPVHEPDHVYLEKIDQNLHRLVWYPSTDLNIPESPVKIEISTVQLFDLIEAIDQFFADTRTLPDLTLKLQPVSRRYHKVNESAASRTVPFLAGLGSLVACALLFYLLPVPQVRKPENPPIPAASPSPTVPTNPVPPPR; translated from the coding sequence ATGAGAAGACAGTATAGCCTGCCCAATTGTACCCTGATTCTCGATGGTTTCGGCGATGATTTTGCCCCGGCTAACCCCGGTGATAGCCGACCTTTACTCTCAATTTTGACTAACGTAGAATGTCGGTTAATCGGGGCCAATAAAGTCCCGCAAGGTGGTCGGGTTTTCTTGGAAAATTTGGTACAAGCGGTCAGTCAGTATGCCCAAGAATTTTTAAGTGGTGTTCGTCATCCCCAAGACCCCGTCCATGAACCAGATCATGTGTACCTAGAAAAGATTGACCAGAATCTCCATCGTCTGGTCTGGTATCCATCAACGGACTTGAACATCCCAGAAAGTCCGGTCAAGATAGAAATCAGTACCGTGCAGTTATTCGATTTAATAGAAGCGATTGACCAATTTTTTGCCGATACTCGCACTTTACCTGACCTAACCCTGAAATTACAGCCAGTTTCCCGTCGCTACCATAAGGTGAATGAATCGGCGGCCAGTCGAACAGTACCTTTTTTGGCGGGATTAGGCAGTCTTGTCGCTTGCGCCCTACTTTTCTATCTGTTACCCGTCCCCCAAGTCCGTAAACCCGAAAATCCCCCCATTCCCGCCGCTTCTCCCAGTCCTACCGTCCCCACTAATCCTGTCCCCCCTCCCAGATAA
- a CDS encoding GNAT family N-acetyltransferase has protein sequence MNYSIRAAVATDVKAIFDLIAALAAYEKLSHLVTGNSQALGEHLFGEKPYIEALVAEVGGRIVGFALFFANYSTFLTKPGIYLEDIFVLPDYRGQGIGKALLMAVAKIAVARDAGRLEWSVLDWNQPAIDFYEKMGARVLNEWQICRLTGTALTELGNIDQ, from the coding sequence ATGAATTATTCCATCCGTGCCGCCGTTGCTACCGATGTCAAGGCTATTTTTGACCTAATTGCTGCCTTAGCGGCCTATGAAAAACTTAGCCATTTAGTCACGGGAAATAGCCAAGCTTTAGGGGAGCATTTATTCGGGGAAAAACCCTACATCGAAGCATTGGTGGCGGAAGTAGGGGGTAGAATAGTCGGTTTTGCTCTATTTTTTGCTAACTATTCCACCTTTCTCACTAAACCGGGGATTTATCTGGAAGATATCTTCGTTTTACCCGATTATCGCGGTCAAGGTATCGGGAAAGCTTTACTAATGGCTGTGGCTAAAATTGCCGTCGCTAGGGATGCAGGACGTTTAGAATGGAGTGTCTTAGATTGGAATCAACCGGCGATCGATTTTTATGAAAAAATGGGAGCTAGGGTCTTAAACGAGTGGCAAATTTGTCGCCTCACCGGGACTGCTTTAACCGAATTGGGTAATATCGATCAATAA
- a CDS encoding L,D-transpeptidase → MAFKRNLTLLIIGLGLTCLPLYPAQANQISTVTPNTAANQTLATHLVLKLKERKVYVYQDSKVLAQFTVAVGKKGWETPTGKFEVRELVRNPVWKSPWTGKVSAPGPNSPLGERWIGFWSDGKNSIGFHGTPAENSLGSAASHGCVRMRNRDVKVLFDLVRMGTPVIVQP, encoded by the coding sequence ATGGCGTTCAAACGAAATTTGACCCTCTTAATCATCGGATTAGGATTAACTTGTTTACCCCTATATCCGGCCCAAGCTAACCAAATCAGCACTGTCACCCCGAATACGGCGGCCAATCAAACTCTCGCTACCCATCTAGTCCTAAAACTGAAAGAGAGAAAAGTTTACGTTTATCAAGATAGTAAAGTTTTAGCACAATTTACCGTCGCCGTCGGCAAAAAAGGCTGGGAAACCCCCACAGGTAAATTTGAGGTGCGGGAATTAGTTCGCAATCCCGTCTGGAAAAGTCCCTGGACGGGAAAAGTCAGCGCTCCCGGTCCCAATAGTCCCCTAGGGGAAAGATGGATCGGTTTTTGGAGTGACGGCAAAAATTCCATCGGTTTTCATGGCACCCCCGCGGAAAATTCCCTCGGTAGCGCCGCTTCCCATGGTTGTGTGCGGATGCGGAATCGGGATGTGAAAGTGTTGTTTGATTTAGTCCGCATGGGAACCCCCGTCATCGTTCAACCTTAA
- a CDS encoding HigA family addiction module antitoxin: MNSDHLPNIHPGEILKLDFLEPLNITPYRLSKDLSVAQTRIGEILAGKRSITADTALRLSRYFGNSPQFWLNLQTDYDLRQAQAKNAEIYNHIPITPFADVAEGPNFIWEGGQD; the protein is encoded by the coding sequence ATGAACAGCGACCATTTGCCCAATATCCACCCCGGTGAAATCCTCAAGTTAGATTTTCTGGAACCGCTCAATATTACCCCCTACAGACTGAGCAAAGATTTAAGCGTAGCTCAAACTCGTATCGGTGAGATTTTAGCGGGTAAGCGTAGTATCACTGCGGATACAGCTTTGCGTCTGTCACGATATTTCGGTAACAGTCCTCAGTTTTGGCTGAATCTTCAAACAGACTACGATCTCCGTCAAGCTCAGGCAAAGAATGCCGAAATTTATAACCACATTCCTATTACTCCCTTTGCAGATGTGGCCGAGGGTCCTAATTTTATCTGGGAGGGGGGACAGGATTAG
- a CDS encoding SDR family oxidoreductase, with translation MKTLLITGVSGFLGWHIYQKTRSSWASFGTYFNHNVNSNDPNLIKVNLTDLAAVKEIFQRIKPDAVIHGAAQSKPNLCQEFPQASEAINLTASLEIARLCSQYQIPLVFTSTDLVFDGKNAPYSENDPVSPVSIYGEQKVAAEKGILAIYPRAAICRMPLMFGSPSPSANSFLQPFLKTLQEGKELSLFTDEYRTAVGVNSAVNGLLLALEKAQGIIHLGGKERVSRYQFGLLMAAVFNIPREQIKPCLQSDVPMSAPRPQDVSLDSSLAFSLGYQPLSIKSELEAIRDEII, from the coding sequence ATGAAAACGCTGTTAATCACTGGAGTTAGTGGGTTTTTAGGTTGGCATATTTACCAAAAAACGCGCTCATCTTGGGCAAGTTTTGGTACATATTTTAATCACAATGTCAATAGTAATGACCCGAATTTAATTAAAGTTAACTTAACAGACTTAGCCGCAGTTAAAGAAATTTTTCAACGGATTAAACCCGACGCAGTAATTCATGGGGCTGCCCAATCAAAACCGAATCTCTGTCAAGAATTTCCCCAAGCATCCGAGGCAATTAATCTGACAGCTTCTCTAGAAATTGCCCGTTTATGTAGTCAATATCAAATACCCCTAGTTTTTACCTCTACCGATTTAGTTTTTGATGGTAAAAATGCCCCCTATTCCGAAAATGATCCTGTTTCTCCCGTCAGTATCTATGGTGAGCAAAAAGTAGCGGCAGAAAAGGGTATTTTAGCAATATATCCTCGGGCGGCTATTTGTCGAATGCCTTTGATGTTTGGTTCCCCTTCTCCCAGCGCTAATAGTTTTCTGCAACCCTTTTTAAAAACCCTGCAAGAGGGAAAAGAACTATCTCTATTTACTGATGAATATCGCACAGCTGTTGGGGTTAATAGTGCGGTGAATGGTTTACTTTTGGCATTAGAAAAAGCGCAAGGGATTATTCATCTGGGGGGTAAAGAAAGAGTTTCTCGTTATCAATTTGGTTTACTAATGGCGGCAGTTTTTAACATTCCCAGAGAACAAATAAAACCCTGTTTACAGTCCGATGTTCCCATGAGTGCGCCCCGTCCCCAGGATGTTTCTCTTGATAGTTCTCTTGCTTTTTCTTTGGGTTATCAACCATTAAGTATTAAAAGCGAATTAGAGGCAATTAGAGATGAAATTATCTGA
- the speD gene encoding adenosylmethionine decarboxylase, giving the protein MTKLGTHLIVDAWQVPADLLNDPERIRRAILDGITAGEATLIDLCVHQFSPHGVTATATLAESHIAIHTWPEHGYFAADLFFCGAGKPVVAMEILTKSLQAGEIKVRELTRGFPGPAAVYESKKEEPLKSSLVMA; this is encoded by the coding sequence ATGACCAAACTGGGAACCCATTTGATTGTCGATGCTTGGCAAGTACCTGCTGACCTCCTCAACGATCCCGAGCGCATTCGTCGCGCTATCCTCGATGGAATTACGGCAGGAGAAGCAACGCTGATCGATTTGTGTGTCCACCAGTTCAGTCCCCACGGAGTTACCGCGACGGCGACTTTAGCTGAATCTCATATCGCGATCCACACCTGGCCTGAACACGGCTATTTCGCCGCCGATTTATTCTTCTGTGGTGCCGGTAAACCCGTGGTTGCCATGGAAATTTTGACCAAATCCCTGCAAGCAGGTGAGATTAAAGTGCGGGAACTAACCAGAGGATTCCCCGGTCCTGCGGCAGTTTATGAAAGCAAAAAGGAAGAACCCCTTAAGTCTTCCCTGGTTATGGCCTAA
- a CDS encoding ABC transporter permease: protein MTATDDNYKAANARSSANGLQSLLTSETFLYIVKRVLQGLLTLLLASALSFAIIQLTPGGFLALLDLNPKISQETKEQYIALFGLKDPAIVQYVKWLWQVVTQFNFGLSFTYFRPVSSLLLERIPATLLMSLTSIILTWAIAIPLGILSAVKQNQFIDKFFRVISYLGQGFPSFITALLLLILAQNVSPLLPVGDMTSINYSEYSPIGKVLDIAWHMILPTIALTVTSFAGLQRLMRGQLLDVLRQDYIQTARAKGLPENKVIYVHALRNAINPLITLLGFEFSSLLSGAFIAEFFFNWPGLGRLILQAVTAKDLYLVMGSLMMGATMLIIGNLLADLLLKAVDPRIKLEDLK, encoded by the coding sequence ATGACGGCGACTGATGATAATTATAAGGCTGCAAACGCTCGATCGAGTGCTAATGGGTTACAATCTCTCCTAACTAGCGAAACTTTTTTATATATTGTCAAGCGTGTTCTCCAGGGTTTATTAACTCTGTTGTTGGCTTCGGCTTTGAGTTTTGCTATTATCCAATTAACCCCCGGCGGTTTTCTGGCTTTGCTTGACCTTAATCCCAAGATTAGTCAGGAAACTAAAGAACAATATATTGCCCTTTTTGGTTTAAAAGACCCGGCGATTGTCCAGTATGTTAAATGGTTGTGGCAAGTGGTAACTCAGTTTAATTTTGGTCTGAGTTTTACCTATTTTCGTCCCGTGTCTTCCCTATTATTAGAGAGAATTCCAGCGACGTTATTAATGTCTTTGACTTCCATCATTTTAACCTGGGCGATTGCGATTCCCTTGGGCATTCTCAGCGCCGTCAAACAAAACCAATTTATCGATAAATTTTTCCGAGTTATCAGTTATCTTGGTCAAGGTTTCCCCAGTTTTATCACTGCCCTTTTACTGCTAATTCTTGCCCAAAATGTTTCGCCGCTTTTACCGGTGGGTGATATGACCAGTATTAACTATTCGGAATATTCCCCTATCGGTAAAGTTTTAGATATCGCTTGGCACATGATTTTACCAACTATTGCCCTGACAGTTACCAGTTTTGCTGGATTACAAAGATTGATGCGGGGACAATTATTAGATGTTCTGCGACAGGATTATATTCAAACCGCCAGGGCGAAAGGTTTACCGGAAAATAAAGTTATCTATGTCCACGCTTTACGCAATGCTATTAATCCCCTGATAACTCTTTTGGGCTTTGAATTTTCTAGTTTGCTAAGTGGGGCATTTATCGCCGAATTTTTCTTTAACTGGCCCGGATTAGGTCGTTTAATTCTGCAAGCTGTGACGGCGAAAGATTTATATTTAGTTATGGGCAGTTTAATGATGGGGGCTACTATGTTGATTATCGGTAATCTCCTGGCTGATTTACTTCTCAAAGCTGTAGATCCTAGGATTAAATTGGAGGATTTAAAGTAG
- a CDS encoding membrane protein: MDSNLGQEKENSCGNSGRKWLSIGIAPTGIISIGIVPMGVISIGIVPMGVVSIGTVAMGTIATGFVSMGLFSIGSVGMGLNNGHFSNLNSPPAESPHKHHQH; encoded by the coding sequence ATGGATTCCAATCTAGGTCAAGAAAAAGAGAATAGTTGTGGTAATTCTGGGCGAAAATGGTTGTCGATCGGTATTGCCCCCACCGGTATAATTTCTATTGGTATTGTTCCCATGGGCGTTATTTCCATCGGTATTGTTCCTATGGGAGTAGTTTCCATTGGAACCGTGGCCATGGGGACAATTGCAACCGGTTTTGTGTCCATGGGACTTTTCAGTATTGGCAGCGTTGGCATGGGATTAAATAACGGCCATTTTTCCAATCTTAATTCTCCCCCGGCTGAATCTCCCCATAAACATCATCAGCATTAA
- a CDS encoding GDSL-type esterase/lipase family protein: protein MQTLPPPTKDKALIMTHPLKIVALGDSLVYGYGDPVGGGWAERLRRLWMESAGHALYNLGIRGDRVVQVSERLEQEFRLRGEIRNRLPDLILLSVGVNDTARLGRPDGRTYTDHDLFQTQIEHLLTRARSLCPVLFIGMIPVDERKMPFLDCFYFNHRDQYSFKETTKQACLDQNIPYLDLFDLWMNRGDLWCQERLMEDGLHPNVQGYQSILEDILNWSPLTSFVGVDGFIQPFTGIVEK, encoded by the coding sequence ATGCAAACTCTTCCTCCTCCTACTAAAGACAAAGCCTTAATCATGACCCATCCCCTCAAAATCGTCGCTTTAGGAGATAGCCTTGTTTATGGCTATGGCGACCCCGTGGGTGGCGGTTGGGCCGAACGCTTACGTCGTTTGTGGATGGAAAGTGCCGGTCATGCCCTGTATAATTTGGGGATTCGCGGCGATCGAGTGGTACAAGTGTCCGAACGTTTAGAACAAGAATTTCGTCTCAGGGGGGAAATTCGCAATCGTCTTCCTGACCTGATTCTTCTCTCCGTCGGTGTTAATGATACAGCCCGTTTAGGCCGGCCGGATGGTCGCACCTATACCGATCACGATCTTTTTCAAACTCAAATCGAACATTTACTCACCCGGGCCCGTTCTCTTTGCCCGGTTTTGTTTATAGGTATGATTCCCGTGGATGAGCGGAAAATGCCCTTTTTAGATTGTTTTTACTTCAACCATCGCGATCAGTATAGTTTTAAGGAAACCACCAAACAAGCTTGTCTAGATCAAAATATTCCCTATCTCGATTTATTTGATCTCTGGATGAACCGGGGTGATCTGTGGTGTCAAGAAAGATTAATGGAAGATGGACTTCATCCCAATGTCCAGGGCTATCAATCAATTTTAGAGGATATTTTAAACTGGTCGCCCCTCACCTCCTTTGTCGGTGTGGATGGTTTTATTCAACCGTTCACAGGAATTGTAGAAAAGTGA
- a CDS encoding adenine phosphoribosyltransferase — translation MDLKSLIRDIPDFPKPGIVFRDITTLLNHPQGLRYTIDTLTAKCRDYGLSPDYIVGMESRGFLFGVPLAYQLEAGFIPVRKPGKLPAAVHSIEYDLEYGSDSLEIHQDAVASHHKVLIVDDLIATGGTAKATADLLEKIGCEVLGFAFIIELIDLGGREKLPDLPIITLIDY, via the coding sequence ATGGATCTGAAATCATTGATTCGCGATATTCCCGACTTTCCCAAACCGGGTATTGTCTTCCGCGATATTACTACCCTACTCAATCATCCCCAAGGATTACGTTACACGATCGATACCCTAACGGCAAAGTGTCGCGATTACGGTTTATCCCCCGATTACATTGTCGGTATGGAATCCAGGGGTTTTCTCTTTGGTGTTCCTTTAGCATACCAATTAGAAGCGGGATTTATTCCTGTCCGGAAACCGGGCAAATTACCCGCCGCCGTTCATAGTATCGAGTATGATTTGGAATACGGAAGCGATAGCCTGGAAATTCATCAGGACGCGGTGGCATCCCATCACAAAGTCTTAATTGTCGATGATTTAATCGCGACGGGAGGGACGGCGAAAGCAACGGCCGATTTATTAGAAAAAATTGGTTGTGAGGTGTTAGGATTTGCTTTTATCATCGAGTTAATCGACCTCGGTGGTCGGGAAAAATTACCCGATTTACCGATTATTACCCTCATCGATTATTAG
- a CDS encoding TIGR04282 family arsenosugar biosynthesis glycosyltransferase, with translation MDWRQQLIIFTRYPELGKVKTRMIPALAAKGAEELHRKLAEYTLSKLAGLRSFLSLIIYYHGGSEEKMRTWLGVHYSYHSQRGKDLGEKMQNAFADGFAQGMTAIAMIGTDCPEIGEKEILAAFEALKTHDMVLGPALDGGYYLIALKQVFPELFDGIPWGTGEVLAKTQTIAAKLALKTAYLPKLADIDRPEDLLILKKYLPELRLNDDGGSHAD, from the coding sequence GTGGACTGGAGACAACAACTGATTATTTTTACCCGTTACCCAGAATTGGGGAAAGTAAAAACCCGTATGATTCCAGCTTTGGCAGCCAAGGGAGCCGAAGAATTACACCGCAAACTGGCCGAATATACCCTCAGTAAATTAGCGGGTTTGAGGAGTTTTCTCTCCCTGATCATTTACTATCATGGCGGCAGCGAGGAAAAAATGCGTACTTGGTTAGGTGTGCATTATTCCTATCATTCTCAACGGGGAAAAGACTTAGGAGAAAAGATGCAAAATGCTTTTGCCGATGGTTTTGCTCAAGGGATGACAGCGATCGCTATGATTGGCACAGATTGCCCAGAAATCGGGGAAAAAGAGATTTTAGCAGCCTTTGAAGCCCTAAAAACCCACGATATGGTTTTAGGGCCGGCGTTAGATGGGGGATACTACCTAATTGCTTTAAAACAGGTCTTTCCAGAGCTTTTTGACGGTATTCCTTGGGGGACGGGGGAAGTCTTGGCCAAAACTCAGACAATCGCCGCTAAACTGGCTTTAAAAACCGCCTATCTGCCTAAATTAGCCGATATTGACCGCCCGGAAGACCTGCTCATCTTAAAAAAATACCTGCCGGAATTAAGGTTGAACGATGACGGGGGTTCCCATGCGGACTAA